The DNA region TCGGCTTGAGCCAAGGCCCGTTCCGAGAGTCCGATCTCCTCCGCACCGATCAGTAATGCTGTCGGTCTATCCAGCGGAAGGTCCTCGAGGGAACGGAGCCCTTCACCGTCTTTAGGGGAAGTGGCTACGATCCTATATCCGGCCGACTTTAAGTCCCGGAGACAGGCCAAGGTATTATCCTCGTTTTTCTCCCGGTATTTATGGATCCGAAGCCATTTTTGAGCTCCCATCGCGACTCCGGAATTCGGTTTATACGAGTTCCGATTTTCGATCACGTATACGTCGCTTAACCCTAGACATTCAGAGGTTCTCAAAGTCGCGCTAGCATTAAAAGGTTGGAATACGTCCTCCAACACAATTGTTAAGTACTTCGTACGAAACGAAAGAACTTCCTCTATTTTTTTACGTCTAGACTCCGAGAGCATGTCCGCGAAATATCCGTTAAGAGCTTTTGCCTCTTCGAAGGAAAGAATAGGTTCTTCCAAAATCGGAATCGGGCGCATTTCCTAAGATTCTCGGAGGCTTTCGAGCGGACAAGTCATCCTCGGAGACGCTTATCGAAAGACATACTAAACATACGCTGTGTAATAAAAAAAATTTCTAAAGTTTTTTTAAAAAGGGATTGTACTTTGTTTCCGAAAATCTATTATGTCCCGTATCTTGTCGGTGGTGAAGGAATATGCCCGAGCAGTTGCAAAAGATTCTGAATAATATCAAGGAGTTCTTCGGTTCCTTGGATATGACCAAAAAATTGATCTTAGGAGGAGTCGCG from Leptospira fletcheri includes:
- a CDS encoding TrmH family RNA methyltransferase — translated: MRPIPILEEPILSFEEAKALNGYFADMLSESRRKKIEEVLSFRTKYLTIVLEDVFQPFNASATLRTSECLGLSDVYVIENRNSYKPNSGVAMGAQKWLRIHKYREKNEDNTLACLRDLKSAGYRIVATSPKDGEGLRSLEDLPLDRPTALLIGAEEIGLSERALAQADLHLKLPMYGFTESYNLSVTVAIVLSGLLPRIRSVSEDWRLSDEDTAHLRNFLYKKTINNGPVIESEFLRRRRRSV